A window of Torulaspora globosa chromosome 8, complete sequence contains these coding sequences:
- the PPA2 gene encoding inorganic diphosphatase PPA2 (ancestral locus Anc_8.820), translated as MSKISLARIAQLKRVLISTRKFHSVERGSKYSASYRNYLKLANGEIGSYFHDVPLELDANNRTANMVVEVPRWSNAKFEISGKLEFNPIVQDTKKGKVRFVHNIFPYHGYIHNYGALPQTWEDPSRASVDGLKGDNDPLDCCEIGSKILTTGTIQKVKILGSLALIDDGELDWKVIAISVDDPLANEIEGLDDVERKLPGILDATREWFRNYKIPAGKPANSFAFDEEYRGIDDTIATIKVCGGAWQTLIDGTLLAQEDDCQVTRAGKGITMKPDLKPPHEIPSEVNKWSFLYRDLPGQ; from the coding sequence ATGAGCAAAATCTCCCTGGCTAGAATTGCTCAGCTCAAGAGAGTGCTGATTTCGACAAGAAAGTTTCACTCCGTTGAGCGAGGAAGTAAATACAGTGCGAGTTATCGGAATTACCTGAAGTTGGCCAATGGGGAGATCGGTTCTTATTTCCATGACGTTCCTTTGGAACTGGACGCTAACAATAGAACCGCAAATATGGTAGTAGAAGTTCCTCGATGGTCTAATGCCAAGTTCGAAATTTCAGGAAAGCTTGAATTCAATCCAATCGTTCAGGATACCAAGAAAGGCAAAGTGAGGTTTGTACACAACATCTTTCCCTACCACGGATATATTCACAACTACGGAGCCTTGCCACAGACCTGGGAAGATCCCAGTCGAGCCAGTGTGGATGGCCTCAAAGGAGACAACGATCCGCTCGACTGCTGCGAGATCGGCTCCAAAATACTTACCACAGGGACCATACAAAAAGTCAAGATCCTAGGGTCTCTGGCATTGATTGATGACGGTGAACTTGATTGGAAAGTAATTGCGATCAGTGTGGACGATCCGCTAGCAAACGAGATAGAGGGGCTAGACGACGTCGAACGAAAATTACCAGGCATTCTTGATGCCACAAGGGAGTGGTTCAGAAATTACAAGATCCCGGCGGGTAAACCAGCTAACAGCTTCGCATTTGACGAGGAATATAGAGGCATTGACGACACCATAGCGACCATCAAAGTGTGTGGTGGGGCCTGGCAGACGTTGATCGACGGAACGCTTCTCGCGCAAGAAGACGATTGCCAAGTGACGAGGGCTGGCAAAGGAATAACGATGAAGCCAGACCTGAAGCCTCCGCATGAAATTCCTAGCGAAGTGAATAAATGGAGCTTCTTATATCGCGACTTACCCGGGCAATAG
- the RSN1 gene encoding Rsn1p (ancestral locus Anc_8.819) codes for MAGEAKSEGTSTSQVLTAIVSNSTIFGIFMAIFLVLRLKLKRMYEPKSSFDLISDEKKPEPLPRGLWQWLLPLLKKSDNFVIQQAGLDGYFFLRYLFLVCAYCVVSMAYMFPILFSVNASNGNHESGLDQLAFQNVKHSGRYYAHVFCGWVFYWIFMFVVYRELYFYNSMRQVVLSSPRYAKKLSSRTVLFQTVPEQYLSEREFAKLFNGVQRVWITRGGNNKLAKKVDKRDSMVTQLENVLNKYIKSGVKKVKKIRKKTPDAMVSSDISQYIPENKRPTHRLKPLIGRKVDSISYLSEMIPKLNKEVEELQANYINQYPFNSVFVEFESQYQAQVALQTVTHHLPMSMTPSFVGIEASDIIWMNMRLYWSERIARNVVAIAAIIALAAFWAIPVAFVGMVSSITYLTNKLPWLKFIYQLPKPLLGLLTSLAPTIALAWLMSMLPVIIRFLAKVNGAVSLQGVEYFTQQGYFVFQVVQVFLVTTLSSAVTSTATQIAEQPTRAMTLLASNLPKSSNFFISYIILTGMSVSSGSLAQIIPLFFRYVFGYLLDSTPRKKWSRFIDLDAPGWGTTYPVYTNLAVIIFSYAVISPIILLFAACGFFLLYVAYLYILLYIQKEAPDMRGICYPRALFQTLVGIYIGQVCMLGLFAVGTGWGPIVLQVVSLVVTTFIHLKLNSAFDHLMKFVPVDTMKALDGKSDTPSFKNIYNDQLEEDEIRELPKFSIKKYESKNPFSSHSDRVSSLLSEKTIEYNDNVKYHENSENRITWIPLLADGVRSQIPPAPFYKRFLLPHIYCSFQAVKSKLPEIYGLFDPEEAVSEEKIASSYNYPPANATCPSVWIPKDPYGFSTHQVEQLNTIVDISDSNASIDEKGKVTWREGPPTANTAEDQRDPADVKGTRDPFSDKK; via the coding sequence ATGGCAGGCGAGGCCAAGTCAGAGGGTACCTCCACATCCCAGGTCCTAACTGCCATTGTCAGTAACTCTACGATTTTTGGTATTTTCATGGCGATTTTTTTAGTGCTGAggttgaagctgaagagaaTGTATGAACCAAAATCTTCCTTTGATCTGATTAGCGATGAGAAAAAACCAGAACCTTTGCCTCGCGGACTATGGCAATGGCTTCTCCCTCTGTTGAAAAAGTCTGATAATTTTGTTATTCAGCAGGCCGGTTTGGATGGATACTTTTTCTTGCGTTATCTTTTCCTCGTCTGTGCTTATTGCGTGGTATCAATGGCGTACATGTTTCCCATCTTGTTTTCCGTGAACGCAAGCAACGGGAACCATGAAAGCGGGTTGGATCAACTGGCTTTCCAAAACGTGAAGCATTCCGGTCGTTACTATGCGCATGTGTTTTGCGGTTGGGTGTTCTACTGGATCTTTATGTTCGTCGTGTACAGGGAACTTTACTTCTACAACTCTATGAGACAGGTCGTTTTGTCGTCTCCACGCTATGcaaagaagctttcttcgagGACTGTGCTCTTCCAAACAGTGCCTGAGCAGTATTTAAGCGAGCGTGAATTtgccaagcttttcaatgGTGTCCAGAGGGTGTGGATCACTAGAGGCGGGAACAATAAACTGGCTAAAAAAGTCGATAAGAGAGACTCCATGGTGACgcaattggaaaatgtACTCAATAAATACATCAAGAGTGGTGTGAAAAAAGTCAAAAAGATCAGGAAAAAGACACCAGATGCTATGGTTTCCTCGGACATCAGTCAGTACATTCCAGAGAACAAGAGACCCACTCACAGATTGAAGCCTCTAATCGGGCGAAAAGTCGATAGTATTTCTTATCTGAGTGAAATGATCCCAAAGCTCAAcaaggaagttgaagaattgcAGGCTAATTACATTAACCAATATCCCTTCAACTCGGTGTTCGTGGAGTTCGAATCTCAGTATCAAGCCCAAGTTGCTCTACAGACGGTTACGCACCATCTACCAATGTCAATGACACCATCATTTGTTGGGATAGAGGCATCGGATATCATTTGGATGAATATGCGTCTCTATTGGTCGGAGAGAATAGCAAGGAATGTCGTCGCTATCGCCGCCATTATTGCTTTGGCTGCGTTTTGGGCCATCCCGGTTGCGTTCGTGGGAATGGTTTCTAGCATCACATATCTTACAAATAAGCTTCCCTGGCTCAAATTTATCTATCAGTTGCCAAAGCCCTTGCTCGGTTTATTGACTTCATTGGCGCCAACTATCGCCTTGGCGTGGTTGATGTCAATGTTACCAGTGATTATCAGATTCCTTGCGAAAGTCAATGGCGCAGTTTCCCTGCAGGGAGTGGAGTACTTTACCCAACAAGGTTATTTTGTTTTCCAAGTCGTTCAAGTTTTCCTCGTCACCACTCTATCTTCTGCCGTGACATCAACAGCTACACAAATCGCAGAACAGCCGACGAGGGCAATGACCTTATTGGCTTCAAACTTGCCGAAATCttcgaacttcttcatctcctATATCATATTGACCGGTATGTCCGTTTCTTCGGGTTCACTGGCTCAGATCATCCCTCTTTTCTTCCGTTACGTGTTTGGTTATCTCCTCGACAGTACTCCCAGAAAGAAATGGTCTCGATTTATTGATCTAGACGCCCCAGGATGGGGCACCACCTATCCAGTTTACACCAATTTGGCAGTTATCATTTTTTCATACGCCGTGATCTCGCCGATTATACTATTGTTTGCAGCTTGCggtttcttccttctttatGTCGCCTACCTTTACATCCTTCTCTACATTCAAAAGGAGGCACCAGATATGAGAGGCATTTGTTATCCAAGGGCATTGTTTCAAACACTCGTTGGTATATACATTGGTCAGGTGTGTATGTTGGGTTTGTTTGCTGTTGGAACGGGTTGGGGACCTATCGTATTGCAGGTAGTGAGTCTGGTGGTCACGACGTTCATTCATTTAAAGCTCAACAGCGCTTTTGACcatttgatgaaattcGTTCCAGTTGATACCATGAAAGCATTGGATGGCAAATCCGATACGCcttccttcaaaaacatTTACAATGACCAACtagaagaggatgaaatcCGAGAGCTGCCCAAATTTTCGATCAAGAAATATGAGTCCAAGAATCCATTTTCATCGCATTCGGACAGAGTATCAAGTCTTCTAAGTGAGAAAACAATAGAATACAACGATAACGTCAAGTATCATGAAAACTCAGAAAACAGAATAACATGGATTCCTCTTCTGGCGGATGGCGTAAGAAGCCAGATACCTCCAGCTCCATTCTACAAAAGGTTTCTTCTGCCTCATATCTATTGTTCGTTCCAAGCAGTGAAGTCGAAGCTACCTGAGATTTATGGCCTTTTCGACCCAGAAGAAGCGGTCTCAGAGGAGAAAATCGCCAGCTCGTATAACTATCCACCTGCGAACGCAACGTGCCCGTCGGTATGGATCCCGAAGGACCCTTACGGATTTTCTACACATCAGGTTGAACAACTGAACACGATTGTTGACATATCGGATTCAAACGCCTCAATTGACGAGAAGGGGAAGGTGACGTGGCGTGAGGGGCCACCAACAGCCAACACTGCAGAAGACCAGAGGGACCCAGCGGACGTCAAGGGCACCAGGGATCCTTTTTCTGATAAAAAATAG
- a CDS encoding uncharacterized protein (ancestral locus Anc_8.818), producing the protein MEDHGPLRKWNSCKDHLLIPATPRSGITKLHVYDFDNTLYCSPHPNRQLYTKVLYDTLFNSSTILDGGWWSEPSFLEQSFRDMLNSDEEQQAQYWNQEIIKLAQTSYEDPHTISVVLTGRKEVYFHDIFNEMFSSFGKAFFNAICLKRANISSTTAEYKISLIEDFLDHYKSLQELIVYDDRLAQVKKFEKVFGRDKVIHVQPSFKMLDMSEETRLVGQIFQRSKMKECLAWTPKAAGFILDYSSHKKLVRWTFNFFRKKYKMSSLPQWPTYIPLTFESDLEIARIWSNNDLVTVQSQDKVKQICDSFYSQPNLQGEKMFQFDVVKMGYSVTDKRRSKVTIFYKAIPADNAYVSSTSQTMFVISTEEETTRNPSIAIGVRWASLDRRIRVRTCFGHSERLTYVAKP; encoded by the coding sequence ATGGAGGACCATGGTCCTCTTAGAAAATGGAACAGCTGCAAAGATCACCTGCTGATCCCTGCCACTCCAAGATCAGGCATTACGAAGCTTCATGTGTACGATTTCGACAATACCCTGTATTGCAGCCCGCATCCGAACCGCCAGCTTTACACCAAAGTGCTTTATGACACATTGTTCAATTCGTCGACCATTCTCGATGGGGGCTGGTGGTCAGAGCCCAGTTTTTTGGAACAGTCCTTTAGGGATATGCTTAATTCGgatgaagaacagcaaGCGCAGTACTggaatcaagaaatcattAAACTGGCACAAACTTCCTATGAAGATCCGCACACCATATCTGTTGTTTTAACTGGCAGGAAAGAAGTTTATTTCCATGACATCTTCAATGAGATGTTTAGCTCTTTTGggaaagctttcttcaatgcaatCTGTTTGAAGAGAGCAAATATAAGTTCAACTACCGCTGAATACAAGATATCGTTGATTGAAGATTTTCTGGATCATTACAAATCCTTGCAAGAGCTCATTGTCTATGACGATCGCTTGGCTCAGGTTAAAAAGTTCGAGAAGGTGTTCGGGAGAGACAAGGTAATACATGTTCAGccaagcttcaagatgcTGGATATGTCTGAGGAAACTCGATTGGTTGgtcaaatttttcagagatCAAAAATGAAAGAATGCCTCGCCTGGACTCCCAAAGCAGCGGGCTTTATATTAGACTACTCCTCGCATAAGAAATTGGTCCGGTGGACgttcaacttcttcagaaaaAAGTATAAGATGTCTTCACTCCCCCAATGGCCCACATACATCCCATTGACATTTGAGTCCGACCTAGAAATCGCGAGGATCTGGTCCAACAATGATCTAGTAACCGTACAATCACAAGACAAGGTCAAACAAATTTGCGACAGTTTCTACTCGCAACCAAACCTTCAAGGCGAGAAAATGTTCCAATTCGATGTCGTTAAGATGGGATACTCCGTGACCGACAAGAGGCGTAGTAAGGTCACTATTTTCTACAAGGCCATCCCTGCGGACAACGCCTATGTTTCTTCCACGTCCCAGACCATGTTTGTAATCAGTACCGAGGAGGAGACAACCAGGAATCCATCGATAGCCATAGGTGTTAGATGGGCCTCTTTGGACAGGCGAATTAGGGTGAGAACCTGTTTCGGACACTCCGAGAGACTGACCTACGTTGCGAAACCCTAA
- the CAC2 gene encoding Cac2p (ancestral locus Anc_8.817), whose translation MEASNLQIYWHESQPIYSLCFQPSQDAKPKLVTAGGDNRIRVWHLNFDEVSKNKIDTIDYLSSLNQHEQAVNVVRFNHSGDILASAGDDGQLLLWKLNETKIKEFGVDEAEFEEFNETWSVWKRLRSGGGGGAYEIYDIAWSPQDEYIVTGSMDNSIRIFHVTSGECISHLTDHNHYVQGVFWDPLDQYIISQSADRAVHVYEIIRSQGQDDKLQIKLKNKIMKCELPQWQKDTDRLDLTKTKLSFLFHNETLPSFFRRPAISSCGSLFCIPAGIMKSDAGPETAGSSDSNSAVYLYTRASIKSGSNKPSMCLPFLKKPAIAVSFHPCLYELSPNNTSYLKLPYKLVFAVATSNEVLIYDTENVKPLAIVGNLHYTPLTDLAWSPDGNLLMISSTDGFCSYISFHADTFGRRISAENSARLLATFQSSETLEKPKGPLTAATKVSSGDIVNILPIKRKDSTRDNKLTNESDDTNTQDDKGKRRVQPTLVT comes from the coding sequence ATGGAGGCATCGAATTTGCAGATTTATTGGCACGAATCGCAGCCCATTTACAGTCTTTGCTTCCAACCAAGTCAAGATGCGAAACCCAAGCTGGTAACTGCGGGAGGTGACAACAGGATACGAGTGTGGCATTTGAACTTTGACGAAGTATCTAAGAATAAAATCGATACAATTGATTATCTATCCTCTTTGAATCAACATGAGCAAGCAGTCAACGTCGTGAGGTTCAACCATAGTGGAGATATTTTAGCTTCTGCGGGCGACGATggccagcttcttctttggaaaCTAAATGAAACCAAAATCAAGGAGTTTGGTGTAGACGAAGCGGAATTCGAGGAGTTCAACGAAACCTGGAGTGTTTGGAAAAGATTACGTTCGGGCGGCGGTGGTGGAGCATATGAAATTTACGATATTGCTTGGTCACCGCAGGATGAGTATATTGTTACGGGTTCAATGGACAACTCCATCAGAATCTTCCACGTTACTAGCGGGGAATGCATTTCCCACCTTACGGATCACAATCACTACGTACAGGGGGTATTTTGGGATCCGCTTGACCAATATATCATCTCTCAGTCGGCAGATAGAGCCGTTCATGTCTACGAAATAATACGAAGTCAAGGTCAAGATGATAAGTTACAGATTAAGTTGAAAAATAAGATCATGAAATGCGAGCTTCCGCAGTGGCAAAAGGATACCGATCGTCTGGATTTAACCAAGACGAAGCTGTCATTCTTGTTCCATAATGAGACTCTTCCATCATTTTTTAGAAGACCGGCTATTTCCAGCTGCGGTTCTCTCTTTTGCATCCCTGCTGGCATTATGAAGAGCGATGCAGGTCCAGAAACTGCAGGCTCATCAGATTCAAACAGCGCAGTATATCTGTACACTAGGGCGTCAATTAAAAGCGGAAGCAACAAGCCGTCTATGTGTTTGCCCTTCCTGAAGAAACCTGCTATTGCCGTTTCATTCCATCCGTGCCTTTACGAGCTTTCCCCGAATAATACCAGTTATTTGAAGCTTCCTTACAAGCTTGTGTTTGCCGTGGCAACCTCCAATGAAGTGCTAATTTACGATACGGAAAATGTCAAACCGTTGGCGATCGTTGGAAATCTGCATTATACTCCGCTAACAGATCTTGCGTGGTCACCAGATGGTAATCTGCTGATGATCTCCTCAACGGACGGCTTCTGCTCCTACATATCCTTCCACGCTGATACTTTCGGCAGAAGAATCAGTGCAGAGAACAGCGCTAGGCTTCTCGCTACTTTTCAATCTTCTGAAACGTTGGAGAAACCCAAAGGACCTTTGACGGCGGCTACAAAGGTCAGCTCTGGCGATATCGTCAACATACTGCCAATAAAAAGGAAGGATTCAACACGGGATAATAAGCTCACGAACGAATCGGACGACACCAACACGCAAGATGACAAGGGAAAACGCAGAGTTCAACCGACCCTTGTAACATGA
- the CUE1 gene encoding Cue1p (ancestral locus Anc_8.816), producing MDKSTVTFLVTIIIGFILLKWFTQAEQHPSARQLAGEETGQTRGANAGHQQATESSRQFATRRVRRAVTPDMIEVVQSLAPHLHVEQIRYSLEQTGSVEETVERFLRGDDFPYPPGYRATPANRASPRGTVDHGDPRKKDNIRPDNLLEKFNVDLSEDLSGQDVKDMDIEARKKFMVWQARRNLEKRLETDESLRSLVN from the coding sequence ATGGATAAGTCTACTGTAACGTTTTTGGTCACTATAATAATTGGCTTCATACTTTTGAAATGGTTTACGCAGGCGGAACAGCATCCTTCTGCTCGGCAGCTTGCCGGTGAGGAAACTGGCCAGACAAGAGGGGCCAATGCTGGGCATCAGCAAGCAACAGAATCAAGCCGGCAATTTGCCACCCGCCGCGTGAGAAGAGCCGTGACTCCTGATATGATTGAAGTGGTTCAGAGCCTGGCTCCCCATTTGCACGTCGAGCAGATCAGATACAGTCTGGAACAGACTGGATCAGTAGAAGAGACCGTTGAGCGATTTTTAAGAGGCGATGACTTTCCTTATCCGCCTGGGTACAGGGCCACCCCGGCAAACAGGGCATCTCCAAGGGGCACCGTCGATCACGGTGAtccaaggaagaaagaCAACATAAGACCAGATAACCTGCTGGAGAAATTCAACGTGGATCTTTCCGAGGACCTCAGCGGGCAAGATGTCAAAGACATGGATATCGAGGcgaggaagaagtttatGGTTTGGCAAGCAAGGAGGAACCTGGAAAAGAGATTAGAAACTGATGAGAGCTTGAGAAGTCTTGTAAATTGA
- the SAP30 gene encoding Sap30p (ancestral locus Anc_8.815), translating into MARNTNSNSESESRARSTNVNAAATAASTGSRSNVKQRLTAAQQQYIKELVRTSITNNHPSLTRKPDPVDFESYSDDFLRRYKDHYHIPMADNMTLRGYLLGSDLGSKTHSYKQNRPGSQNARVFKKDLASEVKKHFTSHTVKETECIPHFIYKVKSQKRRFRMEFKG; encoded by the coding sequence ATGGCACGAAATACCAATTCGAACAGTGAATCAGAGTCCAGGGCAAGATCGACAAACGTGAATGCCGCGGCGACCGCCGCCAGCACCGGCTCCCGTTCGAACGTTAAACAAAGACTGACTGCGGCGCAGCAGCAGTACATCAAGGAGCTGGTCAGGACCAGCATTACAAACAATCACCCTAGCTTGACGCGCAAGCCGGATCCCGTAGATTTCGAGTCCTACTCAGATGACTTTCTGCGCCGCTACAAGGACCACTACCACATACCGATGGCAGACAACATGACGCTCAGAGGCTATCTTCTCGGATCGGATTTGGGCTCCAAGACACACTCGTACAAGCAGAACCGCCCGGGGTCGCAGAATGCCAGGgttttcaagaaggatCTGGCGTCCGAGGTCAAGAAGCACTTCACGTCGCACACCGTAAAGGAGACAGAGTGCATACCGCACTTCATCTACAAGGTCAAGAGTCAGAAAAGAAGGTTCAGAATGGAATTCAAAGGTTAA
- a CDS encoding putative endodeoxyribonuclease (ancestral locus Anc_8.814), with protein MSRFVDAHCHVSSGDELHGELDVEGPTLRCVMSNNGFDWERLKTVGDAGRLRRGFGVHPWYCHLYSLGETDKRSHYESVLEWKDDDAFESLLERLPEPVPMEEYISREFDPSKVDVVGEIGLDRMFRLPESGYYVHSKRQAPLSRVKVKMAHQMAVFQRFCRLARESRKPVSIHDVRCHGVLFETCVREILPCEEVRVCLHSYTGSPQTLTECWLRRFPEDRLFLSVSKYINFRTEDVGEQLLKLVPPRCILTETDFPVDIEPEEDLQDQLEYTCRQLARVLRLGELDEVKALIYDNYQRFVAS; from the coding sequence ATGAGTAGATTCGTGGATGCGCATTGCCATGTGAGCAGTGGAGATGAGTTGCATGGAGAGCTAGACGTCGAGGGACCGACGCTGAGATGTGTGATGTCCAACAATGGATTTGATTGGGAGCGGCTGAAGACGGTTGGCGACGCTGGCAGATTGCGGCGAGGGTTTGGCGTCCATCCGTGGTACTGTCACCTGTACAGTTTGGGCGAGACGGACAAGCGGTCTCATTACGAGTCTGTTCTTGAGTGGAAGGACGACGACGCGTTCGAATCGCTGCTGGAAAGGCTCCCGGAGCCTGTGCCGATGGAGGAGTACATTTCGCGGGAGTTCGACCCGTCTAAGGTCGATGTGGTGGGGGAAATCGGACTTGACAGGATGTTCCGACTGCCTGAGAGCGGCTACTATGTGCACAGCAAGCGGCAGGCGCCGTTGTCGAGGGTTAAAGTGAAGATGGCGCACCAGATGGCGGTGTTTCAGCGGTTCTGCCGACTCGCCCGCGAGAGCCGGAAGCCCGTTTCGATTCACGATGTCAGGTGCCACGGCGTGCTGTTCGAGACCTGTGTGAGGGAGATTCTGCCTTGCGAGGAGGTCAGGGTGTGTTTGCACTCGTACACGGGGTCGCCGCAGACGCTGACGGAGTGCTGGCTGCGACGGTTCCCCGAGGACCGGCTCTTTCTCAGCGTCTCCAAGTACATCAACTTCAGGACGGAAGATGTCGGAGaacagctgctgaagcTGGTTCCTCCCCGATGCATCCTGACCGAGACCGATTTCCCGGTAGACATCGAACCCGAAGAGGATCTGCAGGACCAATTGGAATATACGTGCCGGCAGCTCGCGAGAGTGCTGCGATTGGGCGAACTGGATGAGGTGAAGGCGCTTATATACGACAACTATCAAAGGTTTGTAGCATCGTAA